A region of the Limnothrix sp. FACHB-406 genome:
ACGGGACGATCGTCCTCTATGCCTCCCAGTCGGCTTTCTATAGCGATGTGGTGGCGGTGTTGGACTTGCTGCGATCGGTTGGGGGCGATCGGGTGGCTCTGGCCACCTTGCCCAGCGGCCAAAACCCAGCCCAGCGACCGGCCGACAACTTCGACCAATTCGGCAATCAGCCCCTCGTGCCCAACGATCCGAGTCAGGGGGGCGATTTTGGGAATCCGGGTTTCAATAGCCCTGGCTTTAATAATTCCAATCCCAATAATTCCAGTCCCAATAATTCCAATCCCAGCAGCCCGAATAACCCCGGCTTGGGCGGCAATGGTTTGAATCAGCCGTATTTGTTACCCAACCAGTCACCGGCTCCGGCGCAACCGGGCGATCGACTGCCGATTCAGCCCTAACGGACGGTGCAAGGGTGGGCAGATTATCCGGTTGGGTTAATCGAGGCGCTTGATGGGTTCTTTGGTTGGGCGATCGGGCGGAACTCGATCGGCCCCGCAGCGGGGAAGCGATGGAAAGTTGCTATGATTTGTCCTGCCATTTGGCGGCCGGTTGGCGCTGCAACATTGCGCCCGATGGCCAATGGTTTGCCCAATCCTCACTCCCCCCCACAGCAGCGATTCTATGGCCACCGATCTTGAAGCTTTGCGCCGTGCCGTTCCAGTCGATCGCATCGCCTACAACGAACAAGGATTAGTCGCGGCGATCGCCCAAGACTACCTGGATGGCACAGTGTTGATGATGGCTTGGATGAATGCGGAATCCTTGCAAAAAACCCTGGAAACTGGCGAGGCTTGGTACTGGAGCCGATCTCGCCAAGAACTGTGGCACAAGGGCGCAACTTCCGGACATATTCAAAAGCTCAAAAGCATTCGCTATGACTGCGATAGCGATGCCCTTTTAATGACCATTGAACAGATTGGGGATGTGGCTTGCCACACGGGGGCCCGCAGTTGTTTCCACCAAGTGGATGGGCAAGTGGTTCCGCCGCCTGCTGATACGTTGTCGCAGGTTTTTCAGGTGATTGAATCGCGCAAGGCCAACCCAAATCCTGAGTCCTATACCTGCAAATTGTTGGCCGGTGGGGATAACAAAATCCTCAAAAAAATTGGCGAAGAAGCGGCCGAAGTGGTGATGGCTTGTAAGGATGATGATCCGGAGTCGATCGCCTCAGAAGTGGCGGATTTGTTTTATCACACCCTGGTGGCGATCGCCCATCATCAGGTGGATTTAAAAGCGGTTTATCGCAAGCTTCAGGAACGACGCGGTTAAAGGCTCACCGCTTCTGAGGTGATTATTTTTGAGGTAATTACTTTGTAAGTAATGGCTTTTTGGGTGGTTACTTTTTAGGTGATTGCTGTTTCGAGCTTGGGATTCATTTCCCGTTGTGGATTTCCTGTTGTGGATTTTTTTGTTGATCTCCCGTGTTTTCCATGATGGACGCTGCAATCAATCGCTCAGGGTCGGAGTCGGTGATGATCTTGGGCTGTGGCTATGTGGGCCGGCTGATGGCGCAATATTGGCGATCGCAAGGATTGACCGTCACCGGCACGACCACCACCCCCGATCGCTTGGCGGAGCTGGCGGATTGTTGCGATCGGGCCCTTTGCTTGCGGGGGGACGATGAAGCGGGGTTGCGGTCGGCCCTGGCTGGGCAAACCACGCTGTTGGTTTGTTTGGGGCCCCGGCGATCGGGCATTTATCGGGAAACCTATTTGCACAGCGCCCAAACCCTGGCGCAACTGTTGCCTGAATTGTCCCAACTGCGCCAGGTGATCTACACCAGCAGCTATGGGGTTTATGGCGATCGGGGTGGGGCTTGGGTGGATGAAACCACGCCGCCCCAGCCCACCACGGACAATGGCCAAATCTTGCTGGAAACCGAGCAGGTGTTGTTGGGTGCGGCGCGGGACGGTTTGACCGTTTGTGTGTTTCGGCTGGGGGGCATTTGTGGGCCCGGTCGCGAGGTGGCGGATATTTTTCGATCGGCCAGTGGCCAAGGGCGGCCGGGCAGTGGCCAAGACTGGAGTAATTGGATCCATTTGGATGACATTGTGGGGGCGATCGCCTTTGCCCGAGCGGCACGGCTGTCGGGGCTGTATAACCTGGTGCATGACGAACCCTTGACCCAAGCGGAATTGCTCGATCGGGCCTTTCGCCGCCGAGGGTGGCCGGGGGTGACTTGGAATCCGGCGGAATCGGCCCAGCGTCCTTACAATGCGCGGGTTTCCAATCAGAAACTCAAAACAGCGGGTTACCAGTTTCGATCGGTCACGATTCCGCTGTAGGGCCCTGATCAGGAACTGGGCGATCGGGCTGTGGCGATCGGGCCGGTTGGTGGCAGTTGGGGGGAGGGGACGGCGATGATGGGGATGGGCCCGCCGCTGGCCCGCTGCCCCCTGACTCGGTATCTTCACTGTGACTGAATCTGGCTCTGCACCTGAATTTGCCCGATCGCCCCGTTGGCCCCTGAGCAAATTAATTGTCCTGGTCACGACCTTGCAAGCGTTGGTGGCCGTGGGGCTAACGGGACAAGTGGTGCTCGTTCAAGGACAACGGGCCGTGGATGCGCTGATGAACCGCCTTGGCTCCGAGGTCGATCGGCAAATTCAAACCTACGTGCATCAATACCTGAGCGAGCCGTTGCGCCTCAATCAGCTCCATGTGCAGGCTTTTGCGGCTGATCAGGTGAAGTTGACAGATTTTTCAGCGCTGGAAACCTATTTCCACGGAAAGTTGCGACTGTTTCCCCTGGTCACCACCACGGAGTTTGGAACCGCGGCCGGCGGCTCCTTGGAAGTTCGGGAATTGCCCAGCAGCACCCTAATTAAACGAAGCGATCGATTGGGATCGGGCTTGCGGCGAACCATCGAGGTCGATCGCCAAGGGCGGCGCGTCCTCAAAGGCAGCCAGCTCTATGATGTGCGCAATCGCCCCTGGTTCAAAACGGCCCTTGCCGCCCGCAGACCCCATTGGACTTCGGTGTTTGCCTTTTCGGGAACGGGGGAATTGGGCATTTCAGCGGTACAACCCCTATACGATCGCACCGGACAACTGGTGGGGGTGTTTGCCTCTGACCTGGCTTTGGAAGGAATCAGCACCTTTTTGCGGGCCCAAAATATTGGCCACAGCGGGGTGGCGGCCATTGTGGAGCGATCGGGCCAGGTGATTGCCACCTCCACCAACGACCCGATCTCCCCGGAGGGAAAACGAATTCGGGCCAAAGACCTCAAAAATTCAATTTTGCAAGCGGCCGTTACCACCATTGAACAGCGCTTTGGCACTTGGGCCGCCATTCCGCCCAACACCCCAACCACCCAACTCACAACCAAATTCATTGGCCCCACCCAACAAACCCGGTTGCTGGTTCAAGTGTCGCCCCTGCGCGATCGCAACGGTTTGGACTGGTTGTTGGTGACGGCGATTCCGGAAGCCGACTTTGCGGGGCCGGTGATGGCCGCGCGTCGAGACATCCTCACCATCATGTTGCTGGCCTTGGCTGTGGCGATCGGGCTGGGTTGGTGGATTGGGCGGCAGGTGTCACGGCCCTTGGTGAAACTCTGTGCGGCCACCGATGCCGTGGCCGCCAATCAGCTCGATCAGGTGGTGATGACGGAAGGAACCGCCGAAACGGATCAACTGGCTCGGGCCTTCAACACCATGACCCAGCAGTTACGACAGTCCTTTCAGGAATTGGCCGCCAGCAACCAAGCTTTGGAAGAACGGGTGGCCGAGCGCACAGCCTCCCTGCAAACCAGCGAAGCCCGTCTGCGCAGCATTGCCCAAAATATTCCGGGAGCCATTTTTCAGTTCAGCAATCACGAGGGCCAATGGACGATCGACTACATGAGCGATCGCGTCAGCGAGCTAACGGGATTCAGTGCCGAAGAATTCATGGCTGACCTGGGCCGGTTTATTAGTGCCATCCACCCGGACGATCGGGACGGCTACATCGAATCTGTGAGCCGCGTGGTAGACAACCCCACGGAATGGGTCTATGAGGCTCGGTTGATTCGTCCCGACGGTTCCCTCCGTTGGTGGCAAGGCG
Encoded here:
- a CDS encoding biopolymer transporter ExbD, which translates into the protein MKINLDSSDQEIRIEIVPLIDVIFCILTFFILAAIGLTRQQGIGVDLPQASTGQPQMRKLAMVALSPAGQLYFQQAPVTKEALLTQLQAFKQAQPDGTIVLYASQSAFYSDVVAVLDLLRSVGGDRVALATLPSGQNPAQRPADNFDQFGNQPLVPNDPSQGGDFGNPGFNSPGFNNSNPNNSSPNNSNPSSPNNPGLGGNGLNQPYLLPNQSPAPAQPGDRLPIQP
- the hisIE gene encoding bifunctional phosphoribosyl-AMP cyclohydrolase/phosphoribosyl-ATP diphosphatase HisIE — protein: MATDLEALRRAVPVDRIAYNEQGLVAAIAQDYLDGTVLMMAWMNAESLQKTLETGEAWYWSRSRQELWHKGATSGHIQKLKSIRYDCDSDALLMTIEQIGDVACHTGARSCFHQVDGQVVPPPADTLSQVFQVIESRKANPNPESYTCKLLAGGDNKILKKIGEEAAEVVMACKDDDPESIASEVADLFYHTLVAIAHHQVDLKAVYRKLQERRG
- a CDS encoding SDR family oxidoreductase, with product MMDAAINRSGSESVMILGCGYVGRLMAQYWRSQGLTVTGTTTTPDRLAELADCCDRALCLRGDDEAGLRSALAGQTTLLVCLGPRRSGIYRETYLHSAQTLAQLLPELSQLRQVIYTSSYGVYGDRGGAWVDETTPPQPTTDNGQILLETEQVLLGAARDGLTVCVFRLGGICGPGREVADIFRSASGQGRPGSGQDWSNWIHLDDIVGAIAFARAARLSGLYNLVHDEPLTQAELLDRAFRRRGWPGVTWNPAESAQRPYNARVSNQKLKTAGYQFRSVTIPL
- a CDS encoding ATP-binding protein, giving the protein MTESGSAPEFARSPRWPLSKLIVLVTTLQALVAVGLTGQVVLVQGQRAVDALMNRLGSEVDRQIQTYVHQYLSEPLRLNQLHVQAFAADQVKLTDFSALETYFHGKLRLFPLVTTTEFGTAAGGSLEVRELPSSTLIKRSDRLGSGLRRTIEVDRQGRRVLKGSQLYDVRNRPWFKTALAARRPHWTSVFAFSGTGELGISAVQPLYDRTGQLVGVFASDLALEGISTFLRAQNIGHSGVAAIVERSGQVIATSTNDPISPEGKRIRAKDLKNSILQAAVTTIEQRFGTWAAIPPNTPTTQLTTKFIGPTQQTRLLVQVSPLRDRNGLDWLLVTAIPEADFAGPVMAARRDILTIMLLALAVAIGLGWWIGRQVSRPLVKLCAATDAVAANQLDQVVMTEGTAETDQLARAFNTMTQQLRQSFQELAASNQALEERVAERTASLQTSEARLRSIAQNIPGAIFQFSNHEGQWTIDYMSDRVSELTGFSAEEFMADLGRFISAIHPDDRDGYIESVSRVVDNPTEWVYEARLIRPDGSLRWWQGASTPKRTDDGTVVFSGVLFDITARKQAELALAEAKEAAEVANLAKSEFLANMSHELRTPLNGILGYAQVLQRSSNLHEEQLAKIGVIHQCGTHLLTLINDVLDLAKIEARKMELHPTEFHFRAFLRGVTEMCRLRAELKGLQFAEEIADDLPEGIRTDEKRLRQVLLNLLGNAIKFTDSGTVTLRVLAMGGDRVQFEVQDTGVGLEADQLSSIFLPFEQVGETKRQTEGTGLGLAISQQIVELMGGQITVESQPQVGSSFRFAVSLPVAAEWSRHSRMTQQGQIVGIQGDAPQVLVVDDKWENRAVLREMLEPIGFVIQEAEDGAVAWQFLEHHRPQVVITDLLMPNLDGYTLIDLIRRHPELQQLPIIVSSASVFESDRQQSLDAGGSDFLPKPVQTHELLHLLQKHLQLVWVYEASAIASSPLAQSAAEPDLPPDALIYPIDYPIDPELLEQLETLARKGNFNALKRQAKALAEQDPTLAPFAQQLKSLAQAFNDQGILELLSQAPGRSNAN